CAAACATTCAATGATTACGCAGTGAGGATTATTTTAAAACGGCCGAATGTGTTCTTTTTGCATTACCTCAGCTCCTACCACGCGCCGATTGTGCCGCATGATGTTCCGATCATTACGGGCAAAGAACTCATCGGGACCGGGCCGTTCAAAGTGATACAGTATAGCGATAAGGTGTTTATTCTGGAAGCATTTGATGAGCACTTCAACGGACGGGCACTGCTCGACCGAGTGGAGCTGTGGTTCGTGGAACTGAACGCTGACCGGATTGTCCACTATGAGCTGCCTGGCAGTGAGGCGACAGAAAACCGCCACATGAAGGTGAACAACAACGGCTCTCACTATTTAGTCTTTAATTTTCAAAAGGAAGGCCCTCACCATGATCTCTACTTCCGTCTAGCGGTCGATGAGCTCATCGACCGGAACCGAATGATTGCCGAGCTTGGCGGACGGCGGAACAGCCCGGCCAGCAGCCTTTGGCCCAAGCGCAGCCAGCTCTCACCGTATCCATCAACATCATTGGATCGCGCCATTGCATTGTTAAGCAAAAGCTCCTATCAGGGAGAGGCCCTTACCTTTAAGTATTTGGATTATACGAGCGAGGGATTGAGGGAAGCGGAATGGCTGCAGAAAAGATTCTCGGAAGCAGGTATTTCTGTGGAGCTGTCGCCTTATTCTCTGCTGGATCCGCAGCCCCTTGACGCAGAGATCCTCTCCAAAGGCGAAGTGCTTGAGAGGGATACCCAATACGGCTTCCTTTCCTTTATAAAAAGTGAAAGAAGCATGCGCACCCTGCTGTCTGAAGAACAAATTAAGATACTGGATGAATACTTAGCCCGGTTCACGGGGGAAGAAAGCTATGAGAAACGGGATCTGATATTAGAGGAAATCGAAAAATATGTGGAGGACGAAAAGATCCTTCTCCACATGTACCATATTGCCAAAGAGTGGAACTATCCTGTATTGCTGAAGGGTGTTCGGCTGAATGACTTTGGATGGGCGGATTTTCGGAAGCTGTGGGTGAAGCCTGAGGTCGGGAGCACTAAATAGCAAAAAACCACGGATTCCGTGGTTTTTCTATTTCTCATTTATTTTTTCTTTATTTTAGCCAATACCCATCACTGTCTGTAACTTCTACCAGTAATGAAGGAGAAGGTGGAAAGAGTAAAATTACTTCTGTTATGGCTAAATCTTTCTGAACAATTTGATGCGGATGTCTTCAGGTGAAGAAATTTCGGCAAGCGGGAAATCCTGGCCGGTTGCACTCAGCAGTCCCCAGTATCTTTTTTTGTATTTGTCTAATGGTGCACTCGTCCATTTTCCGTTTTCTTCGTTTATATTGAACTCGTTTTCCAAATAAAAAGGATTATGATATAGCCAGTGATCCGAAATGGAAGGAAGACGGTTCCAGTAAGTAAAATCATAACTGTACTCATTAAGTGATATGATAGGATATCCAATTTCAGGCTGAAGCTCAACTTCAATGCCATATAAGGTCCCTTCTCGCACTTCATCCAATTGCGGCAAAGGAGAGTCTGTTTCTTTTTGATAAAGCTTAATAAAATTGGTAGTAAGCCAGCCCTCTGGATAAGCATCCGACTTCCAGCGCAAAAACCTCGGCGTTAAACTGACAAACCCTTCTTCCTTCCCTACCCTGTCCAGTTCAGCAAACAATAGGTCCAAACTTTTATAAGTTTCCTGCAGAACCTGAACGGCATTCGTTATATTTTCCCCTTTTGTTTTAAGCGTTGAAGACATAGTGCTCTTCCTCCTTTAGGGTTTGTGTGTTCCAACTCCAGCTCACCGTGCTATTAAGTGATTCCGGCGAAAACTGATAATGTTCATCTGACACTTCTTGCGCCAATAAATTTTGGGTGAACCCCGTAAAGCGTTCAAATCCTTTCCTCCGCAAAAGCTCCTGCATGTCTTGAACGATTTGCTTCCTCCCCAAATCAAGATCACCAGGTGACAACTCATTAAGCGTCTCCAGCACATCTTCCCACGATAAAAAACCAAGGTGAACACCCGGTTCAATAATAGAGCGGCTCCGAATGGCTTCTTGTACATTCTTCATCGTGACGAACGGTGCCAGAAAAATAAGGTAAGCCGTTTTTCCTTCGCTTATTTCAGCCAGCATTCTCGCATAACGGGCAAGCTGGTTTCTGCTTTCTTTGTAATCAATCTGCAAATCCACGGCATCTCCATCGTCCTCAGACGACAACCCGCTCAAGTATTTTACTTCAATCCCTGCAAAGGTCCCGCCCAGCCGGAGCCGAAGATCAATTTCTCCCTCGTGATGTTTTGGCCAGAACTCAAACACCGCGTCAAAACCTCTCTCTTTTTCAATAAGGTTGCTCCACTGCACATGTTCATCGTCCTGTTCAAATCTTGCCTTTTTCAGGATATGACCCAGAGCGGCTTCAAACGGCAAATAGCGGATGGTGCCAAAGAAATTACCTGTCAATAAATCTTCCAAACGGTCAGATAAATTGCTTCCGGTCGTCGATAATTTGTTATGTATATCAGCTAACAAAACGAACCCTCCTTTCCTTTTAATGTAGCAAACTTTTTCCGTCTTTTATAGAATTATTTTCCAAATCAAAAAGACCAACCTGCTAAGCAGATTGGTCTAATTTTTTTTTTATATATTTTAATTCTCCACCGAAACCGAGGATACATCGCTTTTTCGACGCTGCTTATTTATCAACGGATAGATGATAAAGCCGGCAAGGAACAAGCCGATTCCGAGGCCAAACGTCTTAAGATCAGCTGTCCCCGTTTTGATCACCCATATGGAGTAAATAAGTGCTAATACCGCAATGATGACATCCTTGACTCGCGAGCCTTTTGATCCTTCCATGGCTTCCCCTTTTAAGGTGAGCTTCAGGAAAAAGGCTGCTGAAACAAGATAAGGAATCAGATAAGCAAGCGTAGCTGCTGTCGTCAGGAACGTATACGCCTGACTGATGGTTCCTGAAATCGTAGAGAAAATTAAAATCTGTGACATCACATTTGTAACAGTAAGAGATCTTGTTGGGCTTCCTTTTTTGTTCACTTTTGCAAAATACGCAGGAAAAGTTCCCGATTTTGCTGCTTGATAAGGAACCTCTGCGCTTAAAAGGATCCAGCCGATCGTTGCCCCAAATAAGGAAACGAGTGCGAGAATAGCCATGACATTTGCACCTGCACTGCCGATTATGGCAGAAAGGGCATCAACGAAAGGCTTGTCAGAAGCTTTTAAGACTTCCTGAGGCAAGATTCCCATCGTCAGAAGCGTAATCGCCATGTAAATCACAAGAGCAACAATGAGTCCGAAGATCGTAGCGCGGCTCACATCCCGCTGTGATTTCGCACGTCCTGATAAGATAACGGCCGATTCAATACCGATGAACGCCCATAGCGTAGAGATCGCCGCCATTTGCACCTGGCTGAACAGTCCATGTGGCGTCCCGCCTTCATCAGCGACAGGTGTATAGAATTCACCGAAATTGGATGACTGGAATGCAAAAAGTGCTGCGACAATAAAGAGTGCAAAACCGGCCACCTTTGATGCTGTTGCAATAAAATTCAATTTTCCAGCTCTGTTCATGCTGCTCACCAAAATAAAGTGAATTCCCCACAGCAAGACCGTACAAACTCCAAACGTAATGATTTTACCGAGTTGAATATCCTGTGATCCTATAGAAAAAACAACATGCTGTGCTTTCATAATGGGTAAGAACGCAGAAAGATAACCAGCAAAGCTTGTGACCATCGCCACATTGCTGATCCAGTTGGCTATCCAGTATCCCCATACCATGCTAAAGCTTGCTACATTCCCTGCGCTTTTTGATTTAAACATCGCGCGTGCATAGCTTTGCGGTCCAGCGGTTAAGTCCGGACGGCGGATCGACAGCTTACTGAAGATCAGCGCAATCATCATGACACCAAAGCCTGTGACTAGCCAAGCAATGGTAACCCCGAGCGGGCTCGCGGTCTGAGCAAGTGAACTCGGCAGCATAAAAATGCCGGAACCTACCATATTTCCGATAACGAAGGCTGCTAAAAGCCAGAACCCCCATTTTTTCGTTGTATTCGTTGTATTCATATAAACATTTCCCCTCTAAATATAAAAAAAACGCATGGCTGTTCACCACCGCGTTTCATATTGAAACCCGTTTTATAGTTTATTACTTTACCATGCTAATATATCAGATAGATAAAGAAAATGTCAATCCGGCAAACTATTTTACTCGATTGGTATATTTTACCTCACTTTCCTGATTGCAAAAAGTCTTCATTTTTATTTACTAACAAATCTTTAAAAGGTAAAATATACCTAAAATTAACAGGATGTGAAATGCAGATGGAGATCACTGTGCACTTCTGGTTTAACCTCTCACTGCTCATTGTTTTGCTCTTTTTTTGCCTGCTGGGGACTGGAAGATTTCATGCACAGCAGCGGTACCGAATGATGTTCTATGCTTATTTCATTGTGTCCTTGGTGATTTGTTATCTGTTTTCATATAAACTCAGCAGCAGTATGTATCTGGATCTGCGCAATATACCAGTCATCATCGCTGGATTTTATACAGGGTATGCTCCACTCTTTTGTTTAATCGCTGTTCTTTTAAGAGCCTTTTACGGATTCGACAGCGGTTTTTTCTTAAATATTGTGCTCTATGCAGTGCTCGGAATATCCCTATGGCGCCTCTCACCGTGGTTCCTTAAGCTTTCTTCTAACCGCAGAGTCGGTTTGGCCAGTCTCTTTACGCTGCTCATCAGCTTTTTAACCATGATATTTACCCAGATGATGTTCTCTTCCAAGGAGCTGCTTGATGTCTGGTTTGCCTATATGGTTATTCCGCCATTAGGTGCCGGAATGATTGTTTATTTTATGGAGCTCATTGATAAAAATCTGGTGCTGCAGGAACATATCGTTAGAACCAAAAGACTGGAAGCCGTAGAACAGATGGGGGCTGCCATTTCTCATGAAATCCGCAACCCGCTGACCACTGCCATAGGCTTTGTTCAATTGCTGCAGGAAAATGATGCCCCTCAGGAAAAACAAACGGAATATTTAACCCTCATTAAAAGTGAGCTGGAATCTGCTGAACGAGTTATACAGGATTATCTGACGTTTTCCAAACCATCTCTAGTAGCCTTAAGTGATATCTACCTTCACGACGAAATTCATCACGTCCTTAAAATTCTTCAGCCGCTCGCTAACCAATATTCAGTAGAAATCACAGAAAAACTAGAACCCGTATCCTCCATTCATGGAGACCGCCAAAAGATTCGGCAGTGCTTTTTAAATATCGTAAAAAATGCCATTGAGTCGATGCCAAACGGTGGCGTACTGACCATAGAATCCACGGCTTCTCCCATAAATGCCATCGTCAAAATTGAAGATTCAGGAGTAGGCATGACAAAACAGCAGATTGACCGCCTTGGCGAACCTTATTATTCTACAAAAGGATCAAGAGGCACAGGTCTCGGAATGATGGTCGTCTACAGCATTGTTCGCGCGCTGCGGGGAACCATCAAGGTCCAGAGCAAGGTAGGGAAAGGAACCGTATTCTTACTTACCTTTCCCATTAAGCCCGAATCCTAATTTGTGAAACAAATGAAGCGCCAGAAAAGCAGATGGGAAAAAGCTTATACCCTTCTGCTTTTCAGATGGCGCTTCAATCCCCCCTACCAAAAATCAACAACATGGACCAACAGATCTTATATTAAAAAACCCGCCATCTCAGTGGCGAGTCTCGATAAATTGAAAATAGTTTCCTTTCCCTCCGATGGTGATGAACGAGTGGGTAAGCATAGCCCCGCCTTCCTTCTTGCGGACACCGTTCAGGAGGATGCCGTCCGTGATGCCCGCCGCGACAAAGAAACAGCTATCACTTTTCACAAGATCATCCATTCTTAGGATTTTACCCGGATCGCTCAATCCCATCGTCACACAGCGATTAAACTCTTCATCATTTTGGCAGACCAGCTGTGCCTGAAAATCACCGCCCAGGCTTCGCAAAGCCGCAGCCGCTATTACTCCCTCTGGCGCTCCGCCTGTTCCCACGAGCAGATCGACGTCAATCTCATCGATTCCTGTAGCTATAGCTCCTGTCACATCTCCATCGGAAAACAGCTTCACTTTTGCTCCCACTTCAAACACTTGCTGAATGAGATCATGATGGCGGGTTCGGTCTTGGATCATGACCGTAACCTCACTCACATCTTTACCCAATGCATCAGCAACAGCCAAAATATTCTCCGTCAAAGGAGCCTCAATGCTGATTCGCCCCTTTGCTTTTGGTCCCACCGCAATTTTCTTCATATACATATCCGGCGCATGCAGCAAATGGCCGCGTTCAGCAACAGCAATGACCGTTAAGGAATTGTCCTGGCCCTTAGACATAAGGGTCGTGCCTTCCACCGGATCGACCGCAATGTCCACAGCAGGACCAACTCCTGTACCTACCTTTTCTCCGATATACAGCATCGGTGCCTCATCCAGTTCTCCCTCACCGATAACGATTGTTCCATCCATCCCGATCGTGTTCATTCGGATGCGCATCGCTTCTGTACCTGCCCCGTCAGCTTCGTTTTTCTTCCCCTTGCCGACCCACGGGTAAGAAGCAATGGCCGCCTGCTGGGCAACTGCTAGAAAATCCAGCGCCAGCGTCTGAATGTCTTCTTTTTTATCCAAGCTCATAGTCATGCATGATCCCTCCCCTTCAGATTTTGGACATAGAAAAAGAGGGCCGCCTTCCTGGTTGTTTTCAGTTCAGCGGCCCTCCGGCATATAGTTATTACACGGTTTGTACAGATGTGATGACGCTTTCAAAGGCGGATAAGATTAGGTAGGAAGAAGTGGCGCCCGGATCCTGGTTGCCGAGTGACCGCTCTCCCAGCCGGCTGGACCGCCCTTTTTTAGAAAGAAGATCTTTCGTCGATTCCATGCCTTCTTTTGCCGAAGCAACCGCTTTCGTAAATGCGCCAGTAAAGTCCCCGGATTTTTCGTACTCCAGCTTCAGCGTACCCAGAGCCGGCTGAAGAGTATCGACCATTGTTTTATCGCCGACTTCCGCCTGTCCTCTTTCTTTAATTCCTTCAATAAAAGCATTCCAGAAGTTGTATAGGTCCTCCCCTGAAAGTTCGGTCTTGCCTTGAACTTCCTTACCGCCTCTCAAAAATCCTGTCGCATAAAGAGGGCCGACCGTTGAACCGACCGCGCTTAAAAACGTACGGCCTGCTGTGATGCTGATCTTTCCGCAATTTTCTTCGTCATGCAGTTCACCCTGGAGCTTTTCCTGAACAGCCTGCCAGCCGATCGACATCGTGACACCATGGTCTCCGTCGCCCAATTTGCGGTCAAGCTCGGATAAGTAATCTTTATTTTCCTCGACTGTATCCACAACACTCTGTAAAAAGGCTTTCAATTCTTTCGCTGTAAATGACATGTGGTCTCCTCCTTATCGTTGAACATACATCGGGCAATCTGCCGGTGCATCCACAAATTCTGTAAGTTCATCATCAAGCTTGATCAGTGTGACCGAACAGCCGCCCATCTCTAGTGACGTACTGTAATCGCCTACAAAAGAACGGTGGATCTGAATCCCTTTTTCATTTAAAATCTGTTCCACTCTGCGGAAAACGATATAGAGTTCCATCTTGGTGGTTGAACCTAAGCCGTTTACAAGAACAGCTACTTTTTCCCCTTCACCTAATGGCATATCGGCTAGAATATCGTGAACCAATCGGTCTGCTACTTGATCAGCCGGCTGCAGATCGCCTTTTTCTATTCCAGGCTCACCATGGTGTCCGAGGCCGATTTCCATCTCATTTTCTTCAAGCTCAAAACTAGGCTTTCCAGTCTGAGGAAGAGAACAAGGAGAAAGTCCGACTCCCATCGTACGGGTTTGATCGTTTGCTTTATTGGCGACTCTGACGACATCCTCTAAGCTGTAGCCTTTTTCAGAAGCCGCACCGGCCACCTTTGTTACGAAAAATTCTCCAGCAATACCTCTTCGTTTTTCCTTTTCCTCTTTCGGAGCGGATGCGACGTCATCGGTGACGATGACTTTGCCGACCTGAATGTCAGCTTCCAATTCTGCCAGCTCAGCCGCCATCCCAAAGTTCATCAGATCTCCGGCATAGTTGCCGTATACATAAATGACTCCTGCCCCTTTATCAATAGCCTTCGTCGCTTCCAGAATCGGATCCGGTGGTGGTGAAGCAAAAATGTTTCCTACCGCTACCCCGTCTGCCATTCCTGGTCCGACATAACCCATAAAAGCAGGTTCATGCCCAGATCCTCCGCCGATTAATACGCCGACTTTGCCATCTGCTGTTTCCCGGGCCGTTACGATCGAGCGGCTGTTTTCTGACAGCACTCTGACATGCTGCGGATGGGCTTTTGCGTAACCATCAATCATTTCTTCTACAACATGATTCGGATTATTTATAAGTTTTTTCATGATGAACGGCATCCCCTTTCAGAAATTCTTGTTCTTTATCTGTGATCTGCTGTACTTTTCTTCCGGAATTTCCTCCTGAGAAATGAGATTCGAGATAGGTTTTAACCACCTGTTTGGCGAGCTCAATCCCGATAACCTTCGATCCCATCGTCAGCACCTGAGCATTGTTGCTTTTCTGGGCACGTTCTGCAGAATACGTATCATGGCAGAGGGCTGCCCGGATGCCTGGCACTTTTCCTGCTGCGATCGCCACTCCGATTCCTGTTCCGCAGCACAGGATTCCTCTGTCCAGTTTGTTTTGAATGATTCCTTCTCCTACCTCAAACGCCACTTCCGGATAATCGACCTCAGAACACGAATGGCAGCCGTAATCTACTACCTCGTGGCCCAGCTCTTGTATATAGTTTTTAAGACTTTCTTTCATATCAAAGGCATTATGGTCAGAACCCAATCCTATCCTCATTATACAACTCCCTTTCTCTCTATTTTAGTTTTATAACGAAATTTTCTAATTATTGTTTTCTTTCGTTTATTTTTTCATTTATTTCGTTTTATGTCAATTGTTTATTGTTATTTATTTTCATTTATTTTCGTTTTGTGTTTTGGGGTAAAAAGAAGAACGCCTCGCAAAAGACGTTCTTTTCATCTTTTTAAATTCCAAACTCTCTTATGCCTTTTGCGCTGTTTTAAATTCCTCTATTGAGATCCGTTCTGCTTCTTCCGCTTCCTCTTTGGAAAGAGTGACAAATTTCATTAGAACAGCACTCACAAGATACAAGCCTGTGTAGATCCAAATAATGCCTACCGTATCCACCATTCCAATGAAAGCCCCTACGATTGCCGGGCCGACGAATGTACTCAGTCCTGCTCCAAGGTTAAGAATAGACATCGCTGCACCCCTGTTTTCTGGAGCTAGCGAAGGAATTAGTGCTGATAAGGGTACGAATCCTGCAAGACATGCGCCATAGCAGGCAGCTACTGCTGTTGCCACAAAGTAATTAGGACCGGCCGCGAGCGGTACATAATAGAAGGCTGCTGTAAAAATTGCGCAGCCTACGCCGCCAAACCACATGACCGTGTTCCGCCACCCCAGCTTGTCACCAACAATGCCGA
This genomic stretch from Fictibacillus marinisediminis harbors:
- a CDS encoding ABC transporter substrate-binding protein; this translates as MEILDYYITLHLQHPEKIDETPAEVTVSQLETLFYCTKRNVNLLLKRMGEEKWLTWIPGKGRGNRSKVLFHYSLEEAVEAHFAKLLAKNQITEAAEFLNRPLLPEHLAKKLQARIQDNFGLQVKQTISSSVDLLKIPMRRPLAALDPAHSYTAAEAHFVRQIFDTLVNYNSVTGKFEPHLAHHWDVNPDKTEWTFYLRKSVRFHHGRILTAQDVKYTLDRLQDPSVQSPYRHLFSEIQSIQTFNDYAVRIILKRPNVFFLHYLSSYHAPIVPHDVPIITGKELIGTGPFKVIQYSDKVFILEAFDEHFNGRALLDRVELWFVELNADRIVHYELPGSEATENRHMKVNNNGSHYLVFNFQKEGPHHDLYFRLAVDELIDRNRMIAELGGRRNSPASSLWPKRSQLSPYPSTSLDRAIALLSKSSYQGEALTFKYLDYTSEGLREAEWLQKRFSEAGISVELSPYSLLDPQPLDAEILSKGEVLERDTQYGFLSFIKSERSMRTLLSEEQIKILDEYLARFTGEESYEKRDLILEEIEKYVEDEKILLHMYHIAKEWNYPVLLKGVRLNDFGWADFRKLWVKPEVGSTK
- a CDS encoding amino acid permease, with translation MNTTNTTKKWGFWLLAAFVIGNMVGSGIFMLPSSLAQTASPLGVTIAWLVTGFGVMMIALIFSKLSIRRPDLTAGPQSYARAMFKSKSAGNVASFSMVWGYWIANWISNVAMVTSFAGYLSAFLPIMKAQHVVFSIGSQDIQLGKIITFGVCTVLLWGIHFILVSSMNRAGKLNFIATASKVAGFALFIVAALFAFQSSNFGEFYTPVADEGGTPHGLFSQVQMAAISTLWAFIGIESAVILSGRAKSQRDVSRATIFGLIVALVIYMAITLLTMGILPQEVLKASDKPFVDALSAIIGSAGANVMAILALVSLFGATIGWILLSAEVPYQAAKSGTFPAYFAKVNKKGSPTRSLTVTNVMSQILIFSTISGTISQAYTFLTTAATLAYLIPYLVSAAFFLKLTLKGEAMEGSKGSRVKDVIIAVLALIYSIWVIKTGTADLKTFGLGIGLFLAGFIIYPLINKQRRKSDVSSVSVEN
- a CDS encoding ATP-binding protein, coding for MEITVHFWFNLSLLIVLLFFCLLGTGRFHAQQRYRMMFYAYFIVSLVICYLFSYKLSSSMYLDLRNIPVIIAGFYTGYAPLFCLIAVLLRAFYGFDSGFFLNIVLYAVLGISLWRLSPWFLKLSSNRRVGLASLFTLLISFLTMIFTQMMFSSKELLDVWFAYMVIPPLGAGMIVYFMELIDKNLVLQEHIVRTKRLEAVEQMGAAISHEIRNPLTTAIGFVQLLQENDAPQEKQTEYLTLIKSELESAERVIQDYLTFSKPSLVALSDIYLHDEIHHVLKILQPLANQYSVEITEKLEPVSSIHGDRQKIRQCFLNIVKNAIESMPNGGVLTIESTASPINAIVKIEDSGVGMTKQQIDRLGEPYYSTKGSRGTGLGMMVVYSIVRALRGTIKVQSKVGKGTVFLLTFPIKPES
- the glpX gene encoding class II fructose-bisphosphatase, yielding MTMSLDKKEDIQTLALDFLAVAQQAAIASYPWVGKGKKNEADGAGTEAMRIRMNTIGMDGTIVIGEGELDEAPMLYIGEKVGTGVGPAVDIAVDPVEGTTLMSKGQDNSLTVIAVAERGHLLHAPDMYMKKIAVGPKAKGRISIEAPLTENILAVADALGKDVSEVTVMIQDRTRHHDLIQQVFEVGAKVKLFSDGDVTGAIATGIDEIDVDLLVGTGGAPEGVIAAAALRSLGGDFQAQLVCQNDEEFNRCVTMGLSDPGKILRMDDLVKSDSCFFVAAGITDGILLNGVRKKEGGAMLTHSFITIGGKGNYFQFIETRH
- the dhaL gene encoding dihydroxyacetone kinase subunit DhaL, yielding MSFTAKELKAFLQSVVDTVEENKDYLSELDRKLGDGDHGVTMSIGWQAVQEKLQGELHDEENCGKISITAGRTFLSAVGSTVGPLYATGFLRGGKEVQGKTELSGEDLYNFWNAFIEGIKERGQAEVGDKTMVDTLQPALGTLKLEYEKSGDFTGAFTKAVASAKEGMESTKDLLSKKGRSSRLGERSLGNQDPGATSSYLILSAFESVITSVQTV
- a CDS encoding dihydroxyacetone kinase subunit DhaK, whose protein sequence is MKKLINNPNHVVEEMIDGYAKAHPQHVRVLSENSRSIVTARETADGKVGVLIGGGSGHEPAFMGYVGPGMADGVAVGNIFASPPPDPILEATKAIDKGAGVIYVYGNYAGDLMNFGMAAELAELEADIQVGKVIVTDDVASAPKEEKEKRRGIAGEFFVTKVAGAASEKGYSLEDVVRVANKANDQTRTMGVGLSPCSLPQTGKPSFELEENEMEIGLGHHGEPGIEKGDLQPADQVADRLVHDILADMPLGEGEKVAVLVNGLGSTTKMELYIVFRRVEQILNEKGIQIHRSFVGDYSTSLEMGGCSVTLIKLDDELTEFVDAPADCPMYVQR
- the rpiB gene encoding ribose 5-phosphate isomerase B, whose translation is MRIGLGSDHNAFDMKESLKNYIQELGHEVVDYGCHSCSEVDYPEVAFEVGEGIIQNKLDRGILCCGTGIGVAIAAGKVPGIRAALCHDTYSAERAQKSNNAQVLTMGSKVIGIELAKQVVKTYLESHFSGGNSGRKVQQITDKEQEFLKGDAVHHEKTYK